From one Heterodontus francisci isolate sHetFra1 chromosome 17, sHetFra1.hap1, whole genome shotgun sequence genomic stretch:
- the LOC137378640 gene encoding probable G-protein coupled receptor 139, with protein sequence MKYLFNLIPTLADVEIIYCPVLGAIGVPINLLAIVILSRGNCGLSKCVTHYLVAMAAADLMVVMTDVILRWLIVYFPVSFLDITPICRLVMMLIVATTEISVWFTVAFTFDRFVAICCQKLKTKYCTEKTARVIIGAVPVLSCLESIPWFFKFKAQYIFNNLEWFCITKPEYYISIFWAAYEILHRLLTPLLPFVLILLLNTLTVRHILIASRARRRLHADSDRESPSDPEMDKRRKSIILLFTLSGSFIVLWTTYLTCFLYQRIAFMSDSYTPSPAAGTIGTLLQLLSTCTNTCIYTVTQSKFREQLKKVVKYPFTMILRFIKL encoded by the coding sequence TCAActtgctggcgattgtgatcctgtctcggggaaactgcggtctctccaaatgtgtcactcattacCTGGTAGCCATGGCAGCGGCCGATCTCATGGTTGTCATGACTGATGTGATTCTGAGGTGGCTTATTGTTTATTTCCCAGTTTCTTTCCTGGATATTACTCCCATATGTCGTTTGGTAATGATGCTCATTGTTGCCACCACAGAGATTTCTGTCTGGTTTacagttgctttcacctttgatcgatttgtggccatttgttgccagaagctgaaaactaaatattgcactgagaaaactgcaagggtgattattGGAGCAGTGCCTGTGCTGAGCTGTTTGGAAAGTATTCCCTGGTTCTTCAAATTTAAAGCTCAGTACATCTTCAACAACTTGGAATGGTTTTGCATCACAAAACCAGAGTATTACATTTCAATCTTCTGGGCAGCATACGAGATTCTTCATCGCCTTCTAACCCCTTTGCTCCCATTCGTTTTGATTCTGCTCCTCAACActctgaccgtcagacacattttaatagCTAGTAGAGCCCGCCGGAGACTCCAcgcggacagtgatagagagagtcccaGTGACCCTGAGATGGACAAACgcagaaaatccatcattttactcttcactcTCTCAGGCAGTTTTATTGTTTTATGGACGACCTATCTTACGTGTTTCCTGTATCAGCGAATTGCATTCATGTCTGATTCCTATACCCCTTCACCCGCCGCAGGTACCATCGGAACCCTGCTCCAGCTCCTCAGTACCTGCACAAACACCTGTATCTACACAGTGACTCAGAGCAAATTCCGAGAGCAGCTGAAAAAGGTTGTGAAATATCCTTTCACTATGATTCTCAGATTCATCAAACTGTGA